In Calditrichota bacterium, the sequence CGACTTTTTCTGACGACTTGAGGATAAAACGATTCTTAAACGTTTCTTTGGAGGATGCTTCAAACGGCGGGGTCTAACTTGATGCACGAACAGGCTGCCGGCAGTTGGAAGGTGGAGAGATTGAGGCAAGGCACGATACTTTGGATCGGCCCTTGCGAGGGGACAGCCGTTCAATCTACTTGATTTCGTTCAACACCCAAAAGTCTATCGTTCCTGTTTCCCATGCTTTATTCGCGCATCACATCGGGCCTCGACTTTTTCGACGCCTCGACCGGCGGCCTTTACGGCAATCGCACCTACTTACTGCGCGGACCGTCGCTCTCAGGACGCTCGACGGTCGCTCTGCAGTTTCTCACCGCCGGCATAGCCGAGGGCGAAAACGCGCTGATGATCTGCAGCGAGCAGATCGAGAATGTCATTCTGAAGGCCGAGAATGGCGGGCTGCCGATCTCGGACCACTTGCTCGACAACCGCTTGATCCTGATGGAGTATCCCCGCGAGATAGTAACCGGCCAAGCCTCCTATGCGACTATCGTCAAACTCCTGGGTGAGATTGAGGAGTATCTCAACTACTACCGGTGCAGCCGACTGGTGTTCGACACCTTGATCCCGCTGTTGGCGCGTTCAAGCGAACCGCACCTGATCAATTTCATTTACTCCCTGATGTCATCCATCGACGCCTTCAATGCGACGACTATGGTGGTGATCGGTGAGCCGGGGTCGCCGACGGCGATGCGGATTGCCCAACTGCTTGAAGATTCGGTCGTCGGCTCGTTCTCGATCGGCAAGATCAAATCGCGCGAAGGGACGCAGTCGGTCTTTCAAGTGCACAAACTGGTCAACCCGATCACGCCTCCAACGACGTTCAAGATCCGGTTCGACTACGGGACCGGCATTGTGCAGGACCTTGGCGACGGCGATTTGGCACTGCTGTCAGATGCGCAGCCAACCGCGCAGACCCTGGCCGAACTGCCGCTCAACATTCTCCTGCTCGACGCGGAAGAGGAATCGGTCGAGGAACTGGAGGAGATCTTCCACCGGGAGAGCCTCATCAACCGGTTCGACTCGGAGGATGAGACGCTGGCGCACCTAAGAACCATCGACTGCGACCTGCTGATCGCCAACGGCAGTCAGCCCGGAGTCAACTTTAAGCGTCTCCTGGTGCGCATCCGTGAGAAGTATCCGAAACTACCGGTCTTTTTCGTTGCTGATGGCCGGTCGAGCCGGCTCACGGCTCAGGTCATCCGGCAAAACGGAGGCGACGGGCTGTTTTTCAAACCTTTGGTCGGCAAGGAAGTGCTGGGCGCCTTCGAGAAGAGCCTTAAGCAATACGGAAAGTTGGAGCAACTGATCGAAAAGCGGAAGGTGGTCAAACGTCCGCACGACCTTCCGGAGGATATGGAGGGCTTTGGAGTCGGCGCATCGCTCAGCACTAACGGCGATGCGACGTCAGGCGTCCTCTCCATCCCGGAGTTCCGCGACGTCCTGCAGCGGCAGATTTATCGTGTCGAGCGCGAGGACTCGCTCTTCGCGCTGGTCTCATTCAAGATCATCTATATGGGGGAGTTCGGTGCGGCGCCGCATTTGCCGCAGGGCCTCGAACTGGTCCGTATGGTAGCCGGTGCGGTTTCGCTCTCGCTGCGCGGCCTCAACGACCGTGCCTGCCGGTATATGGACAAGATTGTGGTGCTGCTCGAGCATAGCGACCAGACCGGAGCGCGGGCTTTTGCCAATCGGGTGGTGAACGAACTTAAGGGCGAATTGCAGCGTCGGATGAGCCTGCAGTTGGGGCGCAACATCAACGTGATGACGGCGATTGCGGTCTATCCCGGTGACGGAAATAACGCTGCCGAACTGCTCCACGCGGTAACCGAAGTGACCCGCAATTTCGTCAAAGCGACGGCGTGAAGTTAGTGCGAAAGAGTGAAGGTGCGAGAGCGCTCGAGTGCTCGAGCGCTCCAGTGAGCGAGGGGGCGAGTGAGCGAGTGAGCGGGGTCAGGGACATTCGTCTAAAGCGCTCTCGTCTCTCGCTATTCGTTTATTGTCTCCTCCTCATCCTATGCTATACGCCATTCGCCGTCGCGGCGCCGGATCTCCTGTTGACAAAGGCGAAGACCTTGGAGAAGAACGGCGTCCTGATCGAAGCGGTTTCGACCTATAGCGAATATCTCGAGGCGCATCCCGAAGACCACGACGCCCGGATTGCGATGGCGAACCTGCAAATCCGCATCAACCGGCTCGATCTCGCCCTGCCTCACATCGACATCCTGAAGGCGAAGATACCGGGCGATCCGCGCATCGCACAACTCTCGGCGGCAGCCGACAACTACCGCCAGAAGCAGGTGCCCATTATCGAGCAGGACTACGAGTCGCGTATCCGGCGCCCTGAAGAGCCCGCTGCGACCACGCTCGAATATGCAAGGTTTCTACTCGAACAGAAGGCTCCGGCCAAAGCGATCGAAATGTATCGCCTATACCTGAAGTCGCGGCCTAACGACCACCGGGCGCGGTTCGAGTTAGCCCAGCAGTTAGCCTGGCGCAAAGACTTCGCCGGAGCCAAGCGGGAGTTGATTATCATACTCGACGCCGATCCGAAGCATGCTTCCGCCCGGGCCATGATCGGCGACCTCTATCTCTGGGAAGGCGACGAAGAGAGCGCCGTCGCCAACTATCAGGCTGCGCTGGCCATCAGACCGAGCGATGCCAAGACGCGCCGGAACCTCGAACGCATCACCAATGCTCCCTATTATCGGGAGCGAAAACTGACCCTTGCGGCCAAAGCCGCACCCTCCAGCCCGGCTTCGGTCGAATTGGCGAAGTTTCTATTCGAGCGCGGGCGCCTTTACGAAGCCGACTCGGTGCTGAGCCATCGCCTCCATGCCGAGCCGTCGGATACGACGGCGCTCGATCTGTCGGCTAAGATCAACCGTAAGAAGAAGCAACTTCAGGTCGAGCAGATTGCGCAATTGAAGGATCGCTACAGCCGCAACCCCGCCGACTCGTCGGCGCAACTGGGTCTGGCGCGCCACTATGCCGCCATGCCGGAATTTGACAAGTCGCTCGATCTCTACCAGAAGTATCTCAAGCGCTTTCCGCTCGACTATGGAGTCCGCCTCGAGCGGGCTCGCATCCTTATCTGGACCGGGCGCGAGGAGGAAGCAATCCCGGAACTACGGGCAATCGCGGCGTTCGATGCGGCGAACCGGGAGGCGCGGCTGCTGCTGGCCGAGTCGTTAATGAAGCGCGGAGAGGACTTGCTCGAAGCCGAAGGCTTGCTGGACAAGGAGATGCGCGCCAACCCACGCGATACGCGGGTGCGCATCAGTTACGCCGATGCCCTCCGGTCGTTGGGTCGCTATGAGCAAGCCCGGGAGGTCTATCTCGAGACGTTGAAGATCGACTCGACCAACCTGCGCGCCCGACAGGGGCTCGAACTGCTCGACCGCGACCTCGATCCGCTGATCCGCAACCTCGAACGGCAGTTGAAGCGCAATCCCGACGACCCGCTCCTGCGACGGCGGCTGGCGGGACTTTACTACGATGCCGGACGTTTCTTTGAAGCCGAGGATCAGGTCAATATCCTGCTTGCGGACTATCCCCGCGATCCGCAACTCCTGCAGATGCAAAAGGATATTCTCGAGGCTCGCAAGCGCTATGAGTCGGCAGCGCTGAAGGCGAAGAAGGACTCGGTCTATATTGACCCGGAGAACCTCGATCTACGGCTGCGCCTCGCGCAGATGCACGTCGATCACCGGCATACCGACGAAGCCATCGAGCAGTATCGCTACGTCTATGACCGTCGGCCTCTCGACGAGGAGACGATTCGGGCGCTCGCCGATCTTTACGCTTTGCAAAAGAACTACCGCGAAGCCGCAAACCTATATCAGAAACTGGCGGATGCGAATCCCTCGAACTTCGATCATCGGTTCAAGTCGGCCGAGGTCTGGTCCTGGGCGGGTGAGAACGAGAAGGCGCTGCAGGAATATGAACGCGCGGCGCGGATTCAGCCTAAATCGCTCGACTGCCAACTTGCCATCGCCAATCTGCATCGCTGGAGCGGCGATCCTTATTCGGCCTACGACACCTATCGCAAGGTCCTGACTATCGATCCCGATAACCCTCCGGCGCGCAAGGCGGTGCGGGAACTTAGCGGGACTTTTCTCAGGGGCGGCGACGTCGCCAATCGTCAGGTGCGGGACAGCGAACGATTCCGGATGCGGGAGTCGCTTATAAGCGCGTCGCTCAATCTCTCGCTGCGGACGCAACTGCGCGCCGGTTCGGGAAGTATCGTCTTCGAACAGACCGATCCGACAGGGCAGTATAACTACCTTGAGCGCAGTTGGTTTATGCACGGGACGGTTTCGCACCGCTACGACCCTTTAACTTCGATGGCGTTGGGTATGCGATTCTACACCTTCGCCGAAAGGAATGCACCGGCATTCCGGGCTGAGATAAGACACAACTTCGAGGATGTTCCCGATCTGATCGGGCTTGACGCGACGCTCTACTATACCCACCAGGATGCGATCCACGACCTCGCCGCGACGCATTCGCTCGAAACCCTGCGGCGGGAGTGGGAGACCGAGCGGGTGGCTCTCGTTGGAACCTACAACTTCAGCGAAAAGTGGTTCTTCACCGGCGAAGCCGGGTTCATCTCGATTTCCGATGGCAATAACCGCTCCGACAGTCGCATCGAAGCCCTTTACCGCTTCGGCCGATCGCTTAACGTCGGGGCGCGCTATGAAGGCGTGGCAGCCGGACGCGGCGCAACCGAGTATTGGGCTCCATCGAGTTACTCTGCGGTCGGGGCACTGGCGCAGTTGGCGGTAACCGGGGTGCGGCTCGACTACTATGTAACCGGCAGTTTCGGCAAGGTGCTGGTGAGCAACAGTCCGCAGCGGTCGCTCATTGTGAAACTGCTCTACCGCTTCGGCGGGCACGTCGTCGCCGAGTTGAACTACTCGAACAGTCTGACGACGCGGGTTGACGGCTATTATCGTTACAGCGGCTTGACGCTGGCGGCGGGGGTGACGTTCTGAATTTAGAATTTAGAGTTAAGAATGCTGAAGATAGAAGGGCACGATCCTTTGGATCGGCCCCTGCTTGCAAACCTCAGGGACTTGAGATAGAATGAAGAACGACGATTGGAATTGGATACGGGAGACTGAAGAGGCTTCTCCGCAGCCGCCGCCGGACCGCCCGTCCAAGGCTCGAAAGCGGGGGGGGAGCAACTGGCGCGGCGAATGGGCTTGGGCTGCCAAGGAGGACAAGGAACTGGCGCCGCTGGTGGTGGTCAACGTTGGCGAAAGCCAGAATCCCGACGGCGGCGGAATCGGGCCGGTTCAAATCACCGTCAACCCCTTTTCCAAAGTCGAGGAAGAGGAGGACGAGGTCTATGATGACTGGGAGGAAATCGCTCACACCCAGACTCATAAGACTTTTAGCGGCTGGGGCTACGGCTTCATTATGGTGATCCTGCTGCTGATCTACGGCTCGATCACGGTCTTCACCTACACCTTCCTCCTGTCGGGGAATATGTCGGTGCCGAATGTGATCGTCAACGTCTCGATTGTCGCACTGCTGCTCTTTCTGGTTGTCCTGATCGTTCGTTATATGGTGCTGATCTTTCTTTCGTTCCTGCAGCATAGTCAGGCACGGCTGGCGCAGTTCGACGACTCTTATCTGCAGATGAAAGCGTCGATCCTGGTGCCGGCGTTCAATGAAGGGAAGGTGATCGAGCAGTCGATCCGTTCGCTCCTGCAACTCGACTATCCGAACTACGAGATCATCGTCATCGACGACGGCTCAACCGACGATACGCTTCGCCGGGCAAGAACCATGGAAGGGCGTCGCGGTAACGTCCGGGTGCGAGTCCTAACCCAGCGCAACGCTGGCAAGGCTGCTGCGCTCAACCACGGCTTGCGCGTTGCCACCGGGGACGTCATCGTCTGTATGGACAGTGACAGCAAGTTGTCACGCGATACGCTTCGGACCGGGATGCGATATTTCATAGATCCGACTATTGGAGCCGTTGCCGGCAATGTGAAGGTCTTCAACCGCACCAATCTATTGACGCGGCTGCAAGCGCTGGAATATATTGAAGGTTTGAATCTTGTGCGCCGGGCGCAAGCCTATTTGCGCGCCGTCAACATCGTTCCCGGCCCAATCGGGCTCTTCCGACGGACGGTGCTTTACGAAGTGGGGGGCTGGGACAGCGACACCTACGCCGAAGACTGCGACCTGACGCTGAAGATCCTCACCACCGGCTACGGCATCGAATACGAGCCGGACGCGATCAGTTACACCGAAGCGCCAGAAAAATGGATGTATCTCTTGAAGCAGAGATATCGCTGGACGCGCGGAATCCTGCAGTCGATGCGCAAACACAAGCGGTTTCTCTATACACCGGGAGCCGGATGGCGGGTCATGGTGACGATGTGGCAGATGATCTTCGAGGGCATTCTCTGGCCGCTCATGAACGTCCTGGCGCAGGCGCTCTTCCTCTTCGTTGCGCTCCTCTTCGGGATGTCGCACCTGATCGTCCTCTGGTGGGTCCAGTTGACGATGCTCGACACCATTGCCGCGCTTCACGCCATCGCCATCGAAAAGGAGAAACTGTCGCTCGCCCCCCTCGCCTTCATTTACCGCGTCTTTTTCATTCAGATGATCGACGTGGCGAAATTGATCGCGACGATCGAAGAACTGATCGGTTTCAAAATGAGTTGGGGCAAACTGGAACGACAGGGGAGGATTTAGGAATGAAGAATGTAGAATGCAGAATGTCAACCCGTTCAAGGCGAAGCTCTTTATCTTCGTAAGCCTGATAAAGGCAGGCGGTTCCAACTTGAACCAAGAACAAGGCCGAAGTTCGCACACTCGCTTACTTGCTAACTCGCTCACTTGCAAACTTAAATGAACGTTATTCCGATTCTATCGACGGTGATCCTGGTCGCGACGATCGCGACCTTCATCGTGGCTATCACCTCGTATCTGATTTTCCGCATCAAGGAAAAGCGCCGGCTTGCCTCCATGGCGCCGGCAGTCTCCGTCGAAGAGATGGAACGCCGGCTGCGCGAAGAGGCTGAACGTGAAGAACACGCCAAGAGCGGCGGAGGAAGCGTGGCTGGAGGATCGGGGCAGGTGGTGATCAACGTCGGTTCAACGCAGCCGGCGCCTCCGCGCGAAGTGGAGCGGCAGCTCATCACGCCCATCCCGATTGCTATGCCCATGCCTTATCCGGTAATGACGCCTCCGGCAATGATGCCGGGTTATAATCCGGCACCGGCCTATCCGCAACCTGTGGCGCTCCCGACGGTGATGCAGCCTCCGCCTGCCGAGACACCTGCACCGCCGGCCTCCCCGCCTCCGGCCTTGACTTCTCCGCAGCCGGTTGCCGCAATGCCGTCCGGAACTTTGACTCCTCCGTCACCTTCTCAGGTGGACGAAACGGCAGCGCCTCAACGGGAGGCTTCGACCGGCGCCGGGCGGTCGCTCAGCACAGCGCAATCGGTCTTCATGAAGACCTTTGAGGGCGCATCCGCGGACGATGCCGCCGAGGACGACGAATCGGAGGAGCCGCGCGGCCACTTGCGCCGGTTCACACCGGGTGATCCGGGCAGCAGCCCGTCATCGATCCGCTCCGGAGGCCGCTCGGATTGGAAGTAACTTCCCGATGACCATTAGTATCCGGTCGCAAATCGCAGCCGGAACCTGCATCCTTCTTACCACCGGCTTCCTCGAACAACTTCCTGCCGCCCGGGTTCTGGTCGTCGAACCGCGAGCAACAGCGCACAGCCTCGACATTCCCGAAGCCGACTCTGCAGCAGCCACCTGGGTTCGCGTCTGGCTCGCGGCATTGCGCGACCGAAGTCTGGGCGATATCAATATCACAGTTTCGTCGGAGCGAGGCCTTCAGGGATCGTTGCAAGCCGATTTGATTCTGCTCATCGATGCTGTCTGTCTGGCCGACGAGGAGTTAGCCGCAATCGCAGACCATCTGGATCGGGGCGGTAGTCTTCTCGCAGTCGGCGCTGTAGGACTTAGGCGAAAGGACGGCACATGGCGCAACTATGACTTTCTCAACCGGCTGACGGGAGGTTCGGCGGCGGTTAGCGCCCGTCTCACAAGTTCCGTAGTCGTCCTGCAACTTAGGTCCGGAACGCCGCTTACAGCCGGGCTTCCGCCGGCTTATCGCCTAACTCTGACACTTCACGATACGGCTCACTTTGTCACCCTGACGGAGCGGATCGAGACTGCACCGGAGGTTCGTCCCGTTGGCGCGCTGGGAGCCGGGTATTGGGACGACCGGGTCTATCATCCTCGACCTCCATCTGAACGGGAGCGTGAGACAGCGCTTATCTACCGCGAATTGCCGAACGGCTCGAGGCTGGTCTGGCTCGGACTAAATCCGCTCGGCATCCATTACGACGGCGAAAATTACGCGGAGTGGGAGCAACTCGCGACGAATGTCCTGCGCTACCTGCTCGGCGGGGATGCAGTCGAAGTTGCCGTCTGGCCGGGAGGACGTTCCGGAGCGCTGGTTCTCGAGGGCGTCGTGGGGGAGGCCTTTGCTGCGGTTCCATTGCTGATCCCACTTCTTAAGCGGCATAATCTTCCGGCGACGTTTCACTTCGATGATCGGGGTGGGAGTCGGTCGCAAGCGGATGCGCTCCGGCAGGTCCGCGAAGCGACCTATGAAGTCGCCGTAACCGGCGACGGCAGCGAAGGCAGCACTTTGCTCGGGCAACCGATAGAGAATCTGACCGCGGAAGACTTGCAAAGGGAGTTCAATCTCGCCGATCCAGTCCGGAAAGCCGACGCCCTGTTGGCGGATGTCCAGGAGATGAGAGCCCTCGGCGGGCTTTATAGACTTCTGATCGATCCGGCGGAGGCAGCGACCGGAGCCGGTCGGGCGATGCTCGAGCGACTTTTCGACGCACTGGCGCGCGACCCGACGCTCTGGATTGCACCGGCGGGTGAGGTTGCCCGATGGCTCGACCGGCGGGAGAATTTACCAGTTGTCCGGCCAGAGGGTCAGGACCGGCTCGCTTACGGCGTGGAAAACCGCTCGGCAATGTCGTCCGGTCGGTTCACCCTGGCGGTCAGTCCGCCGGCTGGCATCGACCCTTCGACGATCCGGCCCGACAAACTCTCCCACAACTGCCTCTATGACATCCGGGGCGGGAGGTTCCTGCTCGAAGTGCCGTCCCTTGAACCGGGGGCGGTCTTCACCGCGACGCTTGAAGCCGGTAAGGCGCCTCCGATGACGGCAAAGAAGAAGAGCCTTCTGCTCTATTCAGTGCAGGCATTACTGCTATTGGTCGGGCTCTTTATGCTCTGGGTCTTCTACTACCTGATCTTTGCACGACGGCGGACAGCGGATATTCGGATTCCCGATGTTCCAAGGGCATCGACCGGTTATGAACCGGTGAAGGAGCAGGACTATTCGCCGATACGTCAGGTGGCAACGACCGATCGCGCGTCCGATTATGAGCGACTCACTCAGCCGGCACCGATCGGCTGGCCACCATCGTCGCAGGTTACTCCGACGGAAATCGGGTTGACCAGCCCGAAAGCCGTGCCTCCCTCCTCGATCAATCCGGCGGCGCCGCGGTTCTTCCTGGATGGTATAGATGTCCTTCCCCGACCGGAGCCGACGCCGGAATTACCGATGGACGCTTCCCTGCCGCAAAGGGAAGTGACAGGTGCCGACGGTGAGATTGAGGACGTTCTCCCTTTTGAACCGGGTTTGACCATCTATCCTCCTCGCAGGCATCCGGAGTCGTTCTTTCCAGACCTACCTCAAGGACCGGCACCCGATTCCCGTCGTAAGGTGCCGTCCCGCACGTCGCTCGATCTAATCCGCCGGGAGCGCGATGCCGCCTCCGGCAATTCGGGGGATTGGGAATAGTGGCTCCCGATCCTCACGGGATGCCGCCCGACGCACCGAAGGATCCGGGCGATTGGCGTTTGCGCGTAAAACTGCTGACGCGAAAGACCTGGTTCTTTATTTTTCAAGTTGTTACGTTTTCCATCCTGATGGTCGCTTTCGGACTCTGGGGATATTTCCAGATCATGAAGCAGGTCATCGGGAATATCAGTTTTTTCAACTTCAAGAAAGCGGTCGTTTCGATCTACGGTCCGCCCAAGGTGCTGCTGATCGAACCGCGCCGGACGGCCGAATTTCTGCGCCCGGATACCGCGATCCACGACACAACCTGGCCTTATAGATCGCGTGGCGATGACTGGCCCTTTGCCGATACGCTTTGGTATGCCAAGGAGATGACCCGGCGGCCGGTGGCGGACATCGAGGTTTGGCGTTTCATTGGGTCCTATACCCAAAAGAAGTCGGTCTTGATCGAATACTGGGAAGACCTGCTCTTCACTCGGGCGATCACCTATGAACTTGCCGACGAGAGCGCTCTGACTAACCTCTCCGGCAATTTCGACGTGGTGTTGCTGCCGTCTGCGCTGCTGCTATCGCGTGAAGAGCGGACGGCGCTGAAGGACTTTTTGGCGCAGGGCGGAAACCTGCTGATGTGCTGGTCCACCGGGTGCCGTTGGGAGACGGGCGAATGGGCTGGATTCGACTTTTTGTCGCAGGTTGTCGGCGGCACTGTCGGCGAGACGGTTTCCGACCCCTCGGGATCGAGCGGGTTCATTCTGCGCGGCACAAGTCCACTTACGGCGATGATTGCGCCCGGAACGCACCTCGACTGTTTTATCTACGACGGTTACGTCTGCCTCGATGTGATTGAGTCCCGCACCTCAGTCGATGCCTTTCGGTTCGCGCCTTACTGGAAGCAGGGATCGACAGCGGCGGCGATGAAGCAGGCTATTGTGGTGCACGGTAACTACCTAAAAGGGCGGTTCGTCTGGATGGCCTTTTCCCCCGGAGCGGTGCAGGAGCAGAAGGACAACCTCGACGTCCTCAAGCAACTGACGAGCAACAGCCTCGACTGGCTGATGGGTAAGCCGATCATTGCGCCGCAGGTCTGGCCGGAGGGTTATCGAGCCGGAGGCGCGGTGGTGGTCGATCTCGATGGCGAGGCGGAGCAGATCCGGCAGGTAACGGATCGCCTCACTGCCGATGGAGTTAGCGTCGATCTGATGATCGATCCGGGGCGGCTGCAAGGTGGGACTGGGTTTGGCAATCTACCGACGACAGGCACGGGGTTGAAGTTTGCTTCCGGAGGGCCGACCGATGAGATGGACGCCAAGGGCTTTCACCGTTGGGCTGAGCAGAATCTGAGCCGGGTTGAGCAACTTACCGGCAAGCGGCCGGAAGTGCTCCATCCGTCGAACTGGCATCCAACCGATGCGATCCTGAGGGGTGCGCTGAAGAGCGAACTGCGCGTATTTCTGGCTTGTGACGACCCTCGATTCTATGGGCCGCGTTACCGCGATATGCGGCCCTTCGGCTGGTGGCTCCTATCGCGTGAGCAGCCGGTGGCGCTGATGGCCAAGAGTGCGCTATCACTGGACGAGTGGCGTTTTGCAGCCGGACGCAACGGCGCACTGCAGCCAACCTTTGGGCCGTTTGCCGATCTGGCGCGCATTCGCTATGCCGGGGGGGTGCACATTGCGCTCATGGATGCCGGAACATTGGTCGAACTTAATGCTGTCGATCTTCCTGGCCGGGTGGCTATGCGGATGGATTCGAGCGGCTTCTATCGGGCGTCGGTTAAGACCCTGGCCGAGCGGTTTGCAGCGGCCCAGTCTATCCGCGTCCGGACGACGCTCATTACCGCTCTTAGGGCGCGCATCGACCTCTCCAACGTCGGTCGTTGGAAGTTCGAAGACGCCGTCTTCGATGCCTGG encodes:
- a CDS encoding response regulator, which encodes MLYSRITSGLDFFDASTGGLYGNRTYLLRGPSLSGRSTVALQFLTAGIAEGENALMICSEQIENVILKAENGGLPISDHLLDNRLILMEYPREIVTGQASYATIVKLLGEIEEYLNYYRCSRLVFDTLIPLLARSSEPHLINFIYSLMSSIDAFNATTMVVIGEPGSPTAMRIAQLLEDSVVGSFSIGKIKSREGTQSVFQVHKLVNPITPPTTFKIRFDYGTGIVQDLGDGDLALLSDAQPTAQTLAELPLNILLLDAEEESVEELEEIFHRESLINRFDSEDETLAHLRTIDCDLLIANGSQPGVNFKRLLVRIREKYPKLPVFFVADGRSSRLTAQVIRQNGGDGLFFKPLVGKEVLGAFEKSLKQYGKLEQLIEKRKVVKRPHDLPEDMEGFGVGASLSTNGDATSGVLSIPEFRDVLQRQIYRVEREDSLFALVSFKIIYMGEFGAAPHLPQGLELVRMVAGAVSLSLRGLNDRACRYMDKIVVLLEHSDQTGARAFANRVVNELKGELQRRMSLQLGRNINVMTAIAVYPGDGNNAAELLHAVTEVTRNFVKATA
- a CDS encoding tetratricopeptide repeat protein — its product is MKLVRKSEGARALECSSAPVSEGASERVSGVRDIRLKRSRLSLFVYCLLLILCYTPFAVAAPDLLLTKAKTLEKNGVLIEAVSTYSEYLEAHPEDHDARIAMANLQIRINRLDLALPHIDILKAKIPGDPRIAQLSAAADNYRQKQVPIIEQDYESRIRRPEEPAATTLEYARFLLEQKAPAKAIEMYRLYLKSRPNDHRARFELAQQLAWRKDFAGAKRELIIILDADPKHASARAMIGDLYLWEGDEESAVANYQAALAIRPSDAKTRRNLERITNAPYYRERKLTLAAKAAPSSPASVELAKFLFERGRLYEADSVLSHRLHAEPSDTTALDLSAKINRKKKQLQVEQIAQLKDRYSRNPADSSAQLGLARHYAAMPEFDKSLDLYQKYLKRFPLDYGVRLERARILIWTGREEEAIPELRAIAAFDAANREARLLLAESLMKRGEDLLEAEGLLDKEMRANPRDTRVRISYADALRSLGRYEQAREVYLETLKIDSTNLRARQGLELLDRDLDPLIRNLERQLKRNPDDPLLRRRLAGLYYDAGRFFEAEDQVNILLADYPRDPQLLQMQKDILEARKRYESAALKAKKDSVYIDPENLDLRLRLAQMHVDHRHTDEAIEQYRYVYDRRPLDEETIRALADLYALQKNYREAANLYQKLADANPSNFDHRFKSAEVWSWAGENEKALQEYERAARIQPKSLDCQLAIANLHRWSGDPYSAYDTYRKVLTIDPDNPPARKAVRELSGTFLRGGDVANRQVRDSERFRMRESLISASLNLSLRTQLRAGSGSIVFEQTDPTGQYNYLERSWFMHGTVSHRYDPLTSMALGMRFYTFAERNAPAFRAEIRHNFEDVPDLIGLDATLYYTHQDAIHDLAATHSLETLRREWETERVALVGTYNFSEKWFFTGEAGFISISDGNNRSDSRIEALYRFGRSLNVGARYEGVAAGRGATEYWAPSSYSAVGALAQLAVTGVRLDYYVTGSFGKVLVSNSPQRSLIVKLLYRFGGHVVAELNYSNSLTTRVDGYYRYSGLTLAAGVTF
- a CDS encoding glycosyltransferase family 2 protein: MSVPNVIVNVSIVALLLFLVVLIVRYMVLIFLSFLQHSQARLAQFDDSYLQMKASILVPAFNEGKVIEQSIRSLLQLDYPNYEIIVIDDGSTDDTLRRARTMEGRRGNVRVRVLTQRNAGKAAALNHGLRVATGDVIVCMDSDSKLSRDTLRTGMRYFIDPTIGAVAGNVKVFNRTNLLTRLQALEYIEGLNLVRRAQAYLRAVNIVPGPIGLFRRTVLYEVGGWDSDTYAEDCDLTLKILTTGYGIEYEPDAISYTEAPEKWMYLLKQRYRWTRGILQSMRKHKRFLYTPGAGWRVMVTMWQMIFEGILWPLMNVLAQALFLFVALLFGMSHLIVLWWVQLTMLDTIAALHAIAIEKEKLSLAPLAFIYRVFFIQMIDVAKLIATIEELIGFKMSWGKLERQGRI